CACGTGTCCGTGTCGTGGGTGGACGTGTAGCCGACGACGCCCTCGGGGTAGTGCATCGGCTGGTACGGGTTCCCCTCCTGACACCAGTCGGCGTACTGCGGGACGCGCATCCCCGGGAAGCCGAACTCGGCCATCAGCTCGTTCATCGCCGGCTCTTCGAAGCCGAGGTCCTCGGCGATGAACGGAGCCTGCCCCAGCTCGCGCTCGACCGTCTCGAAGAAGTCGCGACCCGGTCCCTCCCGCCACTCGCCGGCGGCCGGGTCGTCGCGGTCGGCCGGGATCGCCCAGTACTTCGCGAACCCGAGGAAGTGGTCGAGCCGCGCCACGTCGGCGAGCTCGAACAGGCGCCGGAACCGGGCGATCCACCAGTCGTACTCTCGCTCGGCGAGCCGCTCCCAGTCGTAGACGGGGTTCCCCCAGCGCTGCCCGTCGTCGCCCGGGTTCGGCGGGACGCCCGCGACCTCGGTCGGGCGGTTCCCCTCGTCGAGCCGGAACGCCTCCGGGTTCGCCCACACGTCGGCCGAGTCGAGCGCGACGTAGATCGGCACGTCGCCGACGATCGAGACGCCCTCCTCGGCCGCGACCGCGCGGAGGTCGCGCCACTGCCGGTCGAACGTCCACTGCACGAACTCCCGGAACCGGACCTCGGTCGCGTGCTCCTCGCGGGCGTCGGCGAGCGCCTCGGGGTCGCGGGTGCGGAGCGGCTCCGGCCACTCGACCCACGTCCCCTCGGGGCGCGCCTCGGCGAGCGCCCGGAACAGCGCGTAGTCGTCGAGCCAGGGCTCGCGCTCGCGGAAGGCGTCGAGGTCGGCCTCGGCCTCGGGCGCGTCCGCGGCGTCGAACCGCTCGAATGCGTCGCGCAACAGCGGGAGCTTGTACTCGCGGACCGCGCCGTAGTCGACCCGGTCGTCGGGGAAGTCGGGGACCGGTTCGAGGTCGGCCTCGTCGAGCCGGCCGTCGGCGACGAGCCCGTCGAGATCGATCAGGAGGGGGTTGCCGGCGAACGCCGACGGCGACTGGTACGGCGACTCCCCGGCGCCGTGTATCGTCGGCCCGAGCGGGCAGATCTGCCAGTGGTCGACGTCGGCGTCGCCGAGGAACGAGAGGAACGCCTCCGCGCCGTCGCCGAGGTCGCCGATCCCGTGTCGTCCCGGCAGCGAGGTGACGTGGCAGAACACGCCGTCGGAGCGGTCGAATCGCATGCGTCCCCCTGCGACCCCCACCGACTCAAGCGTTGCGTCCGTGTCACTATCGCGGGCGGCGCCCCGGACCGACGCTGAGGCGGGGATCGACCCCGCCCGACGCTCACTCCCGCTCCCGGACGACAGCGACCTCGTCGACGCTGATCCGCTCGGTCCCCTCGCCGTCGACGACGACGCAGGAGTCGCCGGTGACCAGGTCGCGGTCCGCGTGGTCGGCGTCGACCGCGACGCTCGCCGGCTCCGGGGCGAAGTTGAGGACAACGATCAGCGACTCCGCGTCGTCGCGCCGGCGGAACGCCACCACGTCGTCGGGGTGGACGTCCCCGCTGGCGACGATCGGTCGCTCGTCGAGGTCGCCGCTGGCGACGTGGTACCCCACCCGTTCGAGGTCGCCGTCGGCGCCGAGCGCCGGATGGTCCTCTCGGGTCGCGATCAGGCGCTCGTAGCGCTCGCGGACCGGTTCGCGCGCGTGGTCCCACGCGATCGCGTCCCGGCGGCCGCGCTGCCCGATCTCCTGGCCGGCGTACACCATCGGCACGCCGGGGAGCGTGAACGTCGCGGCGCCGGCGGCGGCCGCGGCCGCGTCCCCGCACTCGACGCGGTAGCGCGTCTCGTCGTGGTTCTCGATGTACTGGAGGAAGCCGGCGTGGTCGGGGAAGCCGATCTCCGCGCGCTGGTCGATCGCGTCCAGCACCGACGCGGCGGGCTCGGCGCCGCGGCCGACCTGTCGGAGCTGGAAGTACAGCGTCGCGTCGAAGTGGACGTCGAACATCCCCTCGTGGAAGCCGGGGATGTACGGGATCGTCTCGTCCATCAGCAGGAACTCGCGGTCCTTCGCCTTCACCCGGTCGCGGAGCTCGCGCCAGAACGAGTCGGGCACGGCCCACGCCATGTCGCAGCGGAACCCGTCCACGAGCGGCGCCCACTCGTCGATCACGTCGAGCAGGAACCGCCGCACGTCGAGGTTCGCGTGGTTCAGATTCGCGATCAGCTCCCAGTCGAAGTACGTCCCCGGCTCGCCAGACTCCTGCCACTCGAAGCGGTCGCGGTACGGCGACTCCGGATTCCGATAGGCGTCCCGGAACCACTCGTGGTCGCGCGCGGTGTGGTTGGCGACGAAGTCGAACAGCACCCGCATCCCGTTGTCGTGGGCGGCCTCGACGAGCGCCTCGTAGTCGTCGCGGTCGCCGAGGTCCTCGGCCACGTCGAAGAAGTCGACGATGTTGTAGCCGTGCGGCTTCCCGTCGTGCTGGAGGACGGGGGTGAGCCACAGCGTGTCGACGCCGAGGGCGGCGATCTCCGGGATCCGGTCTTCGATCGCCGCGAACGCCTCCCCCTCGTCGGCGTCGGCGAACGTCCGGACGTACACCTCGTAGACGGTCGCGTCCGCCGTCCACTCGGGCGGCTGGTTGAGCCGGACGGTCTCGAAGGCGGGCCCGTCGGCGCCGGTCGCGGCCGTCGGGTCCGGGTCGTTCGCCTCGTCCGCGTCGGGAAGCGCCCCCTGACCGGCTCGCTCGACCGCGACCGCGTCGGCGACGCTCACCCGCTGTTCGCGCCCCGGCTCGCGGGCGACGGCGACCCCGTGGACGCGGAGCCGGTCCGGCACGGCGTCGGTCGGGACCCGGAGGGCGCGCCCGTCGTCGGTCGTCCGGGCCGCGTCCCGCGGGTCGCGTCGCCCCTCCGCGACCGCGCGCTCGACGTCGCGGTCGTCGACGACGAAGGCGACGGCCAGGTCGGACGCGTCGAGGGCGGACTCGGGGTTGGGCGTCGGCGTCGCCCGGACGACGACTTCGGCGCTCTCGCCGCCGACCGCGCCGCTCCCGCTCGGTTCGCCTCCCGCCGCCTCCTCGACGGTCGCGTCGAGCCGAACGCGCGGCTTTCCGACGCCCTCGTGGGCGCGCTCGGCGCCGTAGTCGATCGCGGCGTGGTCGGCGTCGCGGTCGCGGATCGCCGTGCCGCTGCCGCCGGCGACGTCGACGCCCTCGTAGCTCGCCGCGAACGCGCGGACCGTGAGGAGGTGGTCGCCGTCGGGCGCGTCGAGGCCGAGGCGGTAGCGTCCGGGAGCGTCCGGCGTGAACTCCGTCACCGATTCGTCGCCGACGGTCGCCTCGCTGTCCGGCGGCGCGTCGGCGACGCGCCACTCGTAACTCGCCGTCGGGTCCGGGTCCCGCGGCGCGAGCTGCGTCGTCTCCCCGGTCGAGAGGAATCGGGGGGGTCCAGGGTGGTGCATGGGACACACATCAACGCCCGGGGTCTTCGGTGTTGCTCTTCGCTCGATCGCGTCGGGGCCGACGGCTCGCCTCGTTCGTCAAGGCTTTTACCGAGGGAATCGCAGGGCGACTATGCGACTGCGTACCGCTCTCACGGAGCACGAACGTCGGCGCGGCGAGCGCTATCCGGCGGAGCGTCCCACGACCGCCGGCGCGTTCACGGGCGACGACGGCCGTCTGGTCCACGTCGGACCCGACGGCACCGTCCACGACTGTTCGTACTCCCTGTCGGGAGTCGGCGGGGCCGATCGGCTCCGAATGGGGATCACGGCCGGTCGCGGCGTCCGCTGGTTCGACGACCTCACCACGACGCGTCAACACTACGACGGCGACACCCCGCTCGTCGAGACCGAGTACGACGCGGGGCGGTACACGATCCACCAGTTCGACCTCGTCGTGAGCGACACCCACCTCACCCACGTCGAACTGCGCGGCGCGCCGCCGGCCGGTGCCGAACTGGTGGCCGCCTGCGCGTTCTCGCCCGACATGGTCGAGGGCCGCGTCGGGAACCTGGTCCACCAGGAGGCGGGGCCGGCCGACGGGAGCGTCGTCGAGGTGTACCACCGCTCCGAGCACGACTTCCTCACTGCGTCGACGGGGCTCTCGGCGGCGCACGGCCAGCGGCTCCGCACGATCACGGAGCTGCTCGGCGAGGACGAGAACGGGTTCCCCCACCGCGGGGAGATCGACCAGCGCGAGGACTCGCGGCTCACCCCCGACGTCGTCGTCCGCGCGCCGTTCGAGCGCGACGGCCGGACCGAGCGCGTCACGCTGGCGAGCCGCGCGGTCGTGGACCGGCAGGAGACCCGGGACACCGGAGAGGACGCGATGGCCGCGCTCTCCGACGGCCCCGACCGCCAGCGGCGGATCGAGGAGCTCTCGCGGATCGCGACCGCCTACCCCGACGCCGACGACCTCCGCGAAGCGGCGGCGGGCCGGGGGCCGACGGTCCCCGAGGACGTCCCGCGCCGGGGCGTGATCGCGAGCGACCTCCGCGCGCTCGACCTGCTGACGGCCGAGTCCGGCGCCCGGATCGCCGCCCCCGAGTTCGACCCCTTCTACTCGACCTCCGGCGGCTACGGCTACACCTGGTTCCGCGACGAGGCGGAGACCGCGACGGCGCTGCTGAGCGCGAGCGAGGAGATCGGTCTCGACGCCGACGAGGAGCTGCTCGCGACGGCCGCCTTCTTCTGTCGCACGCAGGACGCCGACGGCTCGTGGCCCCACCGCGTCTGGGCCGACTCCGGCAAGGTCGCCCCCGGCTGGGCGAACGCCCGGATCGAGGGCGCCAACGGGACAGCCGGCCCGAACGACCAGCTCGACCAGCCCGCGTCCGTGGTCGCGTTCCTCGCCCGGCTCCGACGAACGACGGACCTCCCCGAGGAGTGGCGCGAGCGGATCGACGCGACGATCGCCGACGCGGTCGCCTTCCTCCGCGAGACGACCGAGGACGACGGGCTCCCCCGCCGCTGTCAGAACTGCTGGGAGAACGCGCTCGGGCGGTTCACCCACACCGGGGCGACGTACCTCCGCGCGTTCGCCGCGGTCGCCCGCGCCCCGGTCGACGACGAGACGCGCGTCGCGGCGGCCGCGGCGGCCGACGAGGCGCTCGCCGGGCTCGACGGCCGCTGGAACCCCGACACCGAACGGTTCCCGCAGCGCGCGAGCGCTGGGAGCCGCGACGACCGAGCGGACGCCAGCACGTTCGCGCTCGCGGGCGCGACCGCAGAGTACGCGGCGCTGCGAGAAGAGCGCGCCGAGGTCGACGGCGCGGTCACCGATGGCTCCGGCGCGGCGGTCGCGACGGCCGACTTCGAGCTGTTCCTCGACCGCGTGTCGACCCACGTCCGGAACTCGGTCGAGGCGCTCCGCCGCGAGACGGCCGACGTCGAGGGGCTCGTCAGGTTCACCGGCGACGACTGGCGCACCGCCGAGCAGGGCGCCGCGAAGGTGTGGTCGATCGCGACGCTGTGGGGCGCGACGGCCGCTGCCGGGCTCGGCGGGCTGATCCGCGAGCGCGACGGAGACGGTGACGGCGACGGCGAGGGCGCCGACGATGACGACGCCGACGAGCTGTTCGGGGCGGCCCGCGACCTGTACCGGCTCTGCGAGCCGGACGGCCACTTCGTTAACGACGCCGGGCTGTTCGCCGAGCAGGCGTTCGACGACGGCGACCTCGACAGCGCGACGCCGATCGGGTGGTCGCACGCGCTCCGGATCGAGGCGACGGTGACGCTCGCGAAGCACGGCGCGCTCCCGGTCCCGCACGACCGGCCGACCGGGCCGGACGAGGCGCCCCACTGGACGACGGGCCGGAAGTTCGGCGTCGGCACGCCCGCCGACCACGAGACCGACGACCCGGTCCCGGTCTGGTTCACGCTGACCGAGGGCGCGCTCACCGAGGCGCGGTTCCCCCGGATCGACGTGATGAACGTCCGGACGTTCGACTTCCTCATTGCCGACCCGGAGACGGGCCACACCGTCCGGACGTTCGACGAGACGAGTCACGTCACCACGACGGAGACGGTGGAGCGGACGACGGAGCCGACGGTCGGCGACGCGCTGGCGTACACGCAGACGATCCGAGAGACCGGCGACGGCCACGGCCACGAGTGGACGCTCACCGTCGAGTACGCGGTCGACACGGACGGCGACGCGGTCCTCGCCGACGTCGACTTCGAGGGCGAGCGGGAGTACGACGTGTACGCCCTCGTCGACACGACGATCACGAACGTCGGCACCAACGACCGGGGCGACCGCGTGGCGGGCGCCGACGGCTACCACCTGCTCGCCCGCAACGACGACGCGGCGGAGCGGAACACGGGGAAGCTCGTCGACGACGACGGCGACTCCTTCGAGGTCGCGCTCGCGCTCGCCAGCGACGACCGGTTCGAGTGGGCCAGCGTCCTCGCGGCCGGCGGCGGGGAGGCCGACGCCCTGTTCGGCGACGGCGAGCGCGGCGAGGGCGCCGCGGAGGCGACCGGCAACGTCGTCCTCGCCGGACTCGTCGGGAGCGGGACCGCGGTCTCCGACACGGTCGCGCTCGGGTTCGCCGAGAACGCGGACACCGCGGCCGCGCTCGGCGAGGCCCGCGGCGCCATCTCGCGCGGCTTCGACGACGTCTCCGCCTCGTACGTCGAGACGTGGCGCGACTGGCTCTCCGGCCGGGAGTTCCCGGACTCGGTGACCGGCGACGCGGACTTGGAGGCGCAGTACCGCTTCGCGCTGATGACCCTCGCGGCCGTGGAGGACAAGCGCCACGACGGCGCGGGGATCGCTAGCCCGTCGGTGCCGTGGGGCGAGACCGAGTACGCCGCCGAGGACCGCGGCTACGGCTACAACTTCGTCTGGTCGCGCGACCTCTACCAGGTGTTCACGGCGCTGATCGAGGTCGGCGAGGTCGAGCGGGGCGCGAACGCGCTCGCGTACCTCTACAACACCCAGCAGGACGCGGACGGCTTCCTCCCGCAGAACACCTATATCGACGGCCGCACCCGGTGGGGCGGCGAGCAGATGGACAACATCGCGTTCCCGTCGGTGATGGCGTGGCAGCTGTACGAGCACGGCATGACGCCGGCGGACGCCGACTACAGCTACGACCAGGTCCGGCGATCGCTCGGCTACATCGCCGAGAACGGCCCGGAGACGGCACAGGAACGGTGGGAGGAGGAGGCCGGCTTCTCGCCGTCGAGCATCGCCGCCGAGATCGCCGGGCTCGTCTGCGGCGCCGCGCTCGCGCTCGCGGAGGCCGATCGGGCCGAGTCGGGCGGCGGCGCGACCGGTTCGGGCGGCAGTCCCGCTCCGGAAGAGCTCCGCGCCGACGCGCTCGCGTGGCTCGGGCTCGCGGACGACTGGGCCGCGCGCGTCGAGGAGTGGTGCGCGACGTCGACCGGGACCGAGCGCCACGCCGAGACGCCGTACTACCTCCGGATCACCGCCGACGGCGA
Above is a window of Halorubrum depositum DNA encoding:
- the malQ gene encoding 4-alpha-glucanotransferase; the encoded protein is MRFDRSDGVFCHVTSLPGRHGIGDLGDGAEAFLSFLGDADVDHWQICPLGPTIHGAGESPYQSPSAFAGNPLLIDLDGLVADGRLDEADLEPVPDFPDDRVDYGAVREYKLPLLRDAFERFDAADAPEAEADLDAFREREPWLDDYALFRALAEARPEGTWVEWPEPLRTRDPEALADAREEHATEVRFREFVQWTFDRQWRDLRAVAAEEGVSIVGDVPIYVALDSADVWANPEAFRLDEGNRPTEVAGVPPNPGDDGQRWGNPVYDWERLAEREYDWWIARFRRLFELADVARLDHFLGFAKYWAIPADRDDPAAGEWREGPGRDFFETVERELGQAPFIAEDLGFEEPAMNELMAEFGFPGMRVPQYADWCQEGNPYQPMHYPEGVVGYTSTHDTDTWVGYFEDLPERQRDCFRYNVGADGDRAPEWEVIDEVWSSEAVLAVTTMQDLLGLGSESRFNEPGTIDGNWEWRVTRDQLDDEIADRLWELAGRHIR
- the malA gene encoding alpha-amylase MalA, encoding MHHPGPPRFLSTGETTQLAPRDPDPTASYEWRVADAPPDSEATVGDESVTEFTPDAPGRYRLGLDAPDGDHLLTVRAFAASYEGVDVAGGSGTAIRDRDADHAAIDYGAERAHEGVGKPRVRLDATVEEAAGGEPSGSGAVGGESAEVVVRATPTPNPESALDASDLAVAFVVDDRDVERAVAEGRRDPRDAARTTDDGRALRVPTDAVPDRLRVHGVAVAREPGREQRVSVADAVAVERAGQGALPDADEANDPDPTAATGADGPAFETVRLNQPPEWTADATVYEVYVRTFADADEGEAFAAIEDRIPEIAALGVDTLWLTPVLQHDGKPHGYNIVDFFDVAEDLGDRDDYEALVEAAHDNGMRVLFDFVANHTARDHEWFRDAYRNPESPYRDRFEWQESGEPGTYFDWELIANLNHANLDVRRFLLDVIDEWAPLVDGFRCDMAWAVPDSFWRELRDRVKAKDREFLLMDETIPYIPGFHEGMFDVHFDATLYFQLRQVGRGAEPAASVLDAIDQRAEIGFPDHAGFLQYIENHDETRYRVECGDAAAAAAGAATFTLPGVPMVYAGQEIGQRGRRDAIAWDHAREPVRERYERLIATREDHPALGADGDLERVGYHVASGDLDERPIVASGDVHPDDVVAFRRRDDAESLIVVLNFAPEPASVAVDADHADRDLVTGDSCVVVDGEGTERISVDEVAVVRERE
- a CDS encoding glycoside hydrolase family 15 protein, with the translated sequence MRLRTALTEHERRRGERYPAERPTTAGAFTGDDGRLVHVGPDGTVHDCSYSLSGVGGADRLRMGITAGRGVRWFDDLTTTRQHYDGDTPLVETEYDAGRYTIHQFDLVVSDTHLTHVELRGAPPAGAELVAACAFSPDMVEGRVGNLVHQEAGPADGSVVEVYHRSEHDFLTASTGLSAAHGQRLRTITELLGEDENGFPHRGEIDQREDSRLTPDVVVRAPFERDGRTERVTLASRAVVDRQETRDTGEDAMAALSDGPDRQRRIEELSRIATAYPDADDLREAAAGRGPTVPEDVPRRGVIASDLRALDLLTAESGARIAAPEFDPFYSTSGGYGYTWFRDEAETATALLSASEEIGLDADEELLATAAFFCRTQDADGSWPHRVWADSGKVAPGWANARIEGANGTAGPNDQLDQPASVVAFLARLRRTTDLPEEWRERIDATIADAVAFLRETTEDDGLPRRCQNCWENALGRFTHTGATYLRAFAAVARAPVDDETRVAAAAAADEALAGLDGRWNPDTERFPQRASAGSRDDRADASTFALAGATAEYAALREERAEVDGAVTDGSGAAVATADFELFLDRVSTHVRNSVEALRRETADVEGLVRFTGDDWRTAEQGAAKVWSIATLWGATAAAGLGGLIRERDGDGDGDGEGADDDDADELFGAARDLYRLCEPDGHFVNDAGLFAEQAFDDGDLDSATPIGWSHALRIEATVTLAKHGALPVPHDRPTGPDEAPHWTTGRKFGVGTPADHETDDPVPVWFTLTEGALTEARFPRIDVMNVRTFDFLIADPETGHTVRTFDETSHVTTTETVERTTEPTVGDALAYTQTIRETGDGHGHEWTLTVEYAVDTDGDAVLADVDFEGEREYDVYALVDTTITNVGTNDRGDRVAGADGYHLLARNDDAAERNTGKLVDDDGDSFEVALALASDDRFEWASVLAAGGGEADALFGDGERGEGAAEATGNVVLAGLVGSGTAVSDTVALGFAENADTAAALGEARGAISRGFDDVSASYVETWRDWLSGREFPDSVTGDADLEAQYRFALMTLAAVEDKRHDGAGIASPSVPWGETEYAAEDRGYGYNFVWSRDLYQVFTALIEVGEVERGANALAYLYNTQQDADGFLPQNTYIDGRTRWGGEQMDNIAFPSVMAWQLYEHGMTPADADYSYDQVRRSLGYIAENGPETAQERWEEEAGFSPSSIAAEIAGLVCGAALALAEADRAESGGGATGSGGSPAPEELRADALAWLGLADDWAARVEEWCATSTGTERHAETPYYLRITADGDPESGRPRTIANDGPTYDEREIVDGGFLELVRLGVKPADDETVRNSVSVVDDSIRVDTPYGPAWYRYVGDAYGEIAAGDPGAPWAGTGDGRGRLWPIFTGERGEYELRARADGPDAFGGTDEAELEPDALLETMAGFGNSGRMLPEQVWDREHPTDYGWEFGEGTGGATPLAWSMAGYIRLAHGVDAGEPVETPTAVRERYVERDRPAGPDLTAAVEYAGGDLVVSGETDGDAVAVYAADGSTLATADDGEYEVRLDADLEATTVVVAAATADGDDADAALADFGDAGTSVERLRL